From Ipomoea triloba cultivar NCNSP0323 chromosome 5, ASM357664v1, the proteins below share one genomic window:
- the LOC116019383 gene encoding LEAF RUST 10 DISEASE-RESISTANCE LOCUS RECEPTOR-LIKE PROTEIN KINASE-like 2.4: MLAIISSMTSKHHVIAFLICVLVIQFPCHSNSRQYCNPSSCGTIHNISFPFRLNTDPENCGNPNYQLTCEQNRAVLTLKSQKYYVQSINYNNFTIRLVDPGVQHNNKCSFPRYSLARYSFSRYDVQDNKMYSVLSQFNLTAYLNPYAISRAMYGWEDVPLITVPIIFFSCPFPVKSSTSSAFVETTKDCSNKTSGGYAYAKLGPLNASDLRISCQVERITMSSWRIQENVSEINVTSLVEIHDALMYGFELYWFRARCDHCRGVPLCGLDETNEIRCWNKYIFYGPMGTFVKILIIFLGVIILLGVYCGPKILIGIPSVIVILIIKIRTRHLSVFDAIENFLNADNNLLPIRYSYRHIKSMTKGFKEKLGEGGYGIVYKGRLRSGSNVAVKIMSKPKSNGQDFINEVGSMGRIHHVNIVRLVGYCAENFQHALVYDFMCNGSLDKYINQGVNASLLNWQRKFEIVVGVARGIEYLHRGCDIQILHFDIKPHNILLDDNFIPKISDFGLTKLFPTDKSIVTLTATRGTIGYVAPKLIDRSIVAISHKADVYSFGMLLMEMLGLKRTPVTEQDESSKYFPSWIYNDINKGKAIEMGEEDEDDKRITKKMTIVGLWCIQTSPIPRPSMSRVVEMLEGDVELLQMPTETFLSEPIMEVDQEQSSMPESSESIALLPNSANSNSIGIIVEVYVQLDGPIIISLLLCSTYYYLTYYVDFIVR; the protein is encoded by the exons ATGTTGGCCATCATCAGTAGCATGACATCAAAACACCATGTCATAGCATTCCTGATATGCGTACTTGTTATCCAATTCCCATGCCATTCCAATAGCCGCCAGTACTGCAACCCCTCTTCCTGCGGGACCATCCACAATATTAGCTTCCCTTTCCGACTAAATACCGATCCTGAAAATTGTGGCAATCCCAATTACCAGTTAACCTGTGAACAAAACCGAGCAGTGTTAACTTTAAAGTCCCAGAAATACTATGTCCAATCCATCAATTACAACAACTTCACTATCCGTCTGGTTGATCCTGGTGTGCAACATAACAACAAGTGCTCCTTTCCAAGATATTCTTTAGCCCGGTACAGTTTTTCTAGATACGATGTACAAGATAACAAGATGTACTCCGTTCTAAGTCAGTTCAATTTAACTGCATACCTTAATCCATATGCCATCTCACGGGCAATGTATGGATGGGAAGACGTGCCTTTAATTACTGTGCCAATTATTTTCTTCAGCTGTCCTTTCCCAGTGAAGTCTTCTACTTCTTCTGCTTTTGTGGAAACAACTAAAGACTGTTCAAATAAAACCAGTGGAGGCTACGCTTATGCTAAGCTAGGCCCTCTTAATGCATCGGATTTACGAATTTCATGCCAGGTTGAGCGGATAACAATGAGTTCTTGGCGAATTCAAGAAAATGTGTCTGAGATTAATGTAACAAGTCTTGTGGAAATCCATGATGCTTTGATGTATGGATTTGAGCTATACTGGTTCCGGGCTCGTTGTGATCATTGCAGGGGAGTACCGCTTTGTGGCCTTGACGAGACAAATGAGATTCGCTGCTGGAACAAATACATCTTCTATG GTCCGATGGGTAcatttgtgaaaatattgatcATTTTTTTGG GCGTCATCATACTTTTGGGGGTGTACTGTGGACCAAAGATTTTAATCGGAATTCCAAGTGTAATTGTTATTCTAATTATCAAAATACGAACAAGGCACTTATCGGTGTTCGATGCAATCGAGAATTTCCTTAACGCCGATAATAATCTCTTGCCCATTAGGTATTCTTACAGACACATTAAGAGTATGACCAAGGGCTTCAAGGAGAAGTTGGGAGAAGGGGGCTATGGTATTGTTTACAAAGGCAGGCTTCGAAGTGGCAGCAACGTTGCAGTGAAGATAATGAGCAAGCCCAAGTCTAATGGTCAAGATTTCATCAATGAAGTTGGTTCCATGGGAAGGATTCATCATGTTAATATTGTTCGACTTGTTGGATATTGTGCAGAAAATTTCCAGCATGCTCTTGTGTATGATTTCATGTGTAATGGATCCCTTGACAAGTACATTAATCAAGGAGTTAATGCGAGTTTGTTGAATTGGCAAAGGAAGTTTGAGATTGTAGTGGGAGTAGCCCGTGGGATTGAGTACTTGCACCGAGGTTGTGACATCCAAATCCTGCATTTTGACATTAAACCACACAATATCCTTTTGGATGATAACTTCATTCCAAAAATCTCTGATTTTGGTCTCACAAAATTGTTTCCTACCGATAAAAGCATTGTCACGTTGACTGCTACTCGTGGAACAATTGGGTATGTGGCGCCAAAGCTGATCGATAGAAGCATTGTAGCTATTTCTCATAAGGCTGATGTATATAGCTTCGGAATGCTACTCATGGAAATGCTAGGCTTAAAGAGAACACCGGTTACTGAACAAGACGAGTCGAGTAAATACTTCCCATCTTGGATTTACAATGACATCAACAAGGGCAAGGCAATTGAGATGGGAGAAGAAGATGAGGATGATAAGAGAATTACAAAGAAGATGACCATAGTTGGGCTTTGGTGCATCCAAACTAGTCCAATCCCGAGGCCTTCAATGAGTAGGGTTGTTGAAATGCTTGAAGGAGACGTTGAGCTGCTGCAAATGCCGACGGAAACTTTCCTTTCGGAGCCAATTATGGAAGTGGATCAAGAACAGAGTTCCATGCCAGAATCATCTGAATCCATAGCATTATTGCCCAATTCTGCTAATTCCAACAGTATAGGTATAATTGTGGAAGTGTATGTGCAATTAGATGGTCCCATAATTATCAGTTTGCTACTCTGTTCAACTTACTACTACCTTACATATTATGTTGACTTTATTGTAAGATag
- the LOC116019365 gene encoding LEAF RUST 10 DISEASE-RESISTANCE LOCUS RECEPTOR-LIKE PROTEIN KINASE-like 2.1 isoform X2: MLGLRSKYLVILIPFLICILVVSSLVCILVIHFLRHPTTTHCNPSSCGSIHNIAFPFRLITDPQHCGNPDFQLTCEQNRTVLALQSRKYYVQSINYDNYTVRVVDPGVQQNNICSFPRYALAQYNFFRYDDSYPYDIATPDKKTPNGLQYPTLITVPIIFLRCPFPMKSSAFVQTNEDCWNESSDSYGGHTYAKVGPLYAADLKISCRVELITMTSWRIQENVSSQKVSLLEIHDALMYGFELSWFQVLCNQHCWSGGCYLHDASNEIHCFNLLRDAIYAAIIISGTRIIGFPCAIVFLIIRFRRRHLSVFEEIENFLSAENNLLPIRYSFKHIKNMTKAFKEKLGEGGFGSVYKGKLRSGRDVAVKIISKPKSNGQDFINEVASMGRIHHVNIVRLVGYCTQNSKRALVYDFMSNGSLDKYINQGASASLLNWQRKFEIAVGVARGIDYLHRGCNIQILHFDIKPHNILLDENFIPKISDFGLAKLFPTDKSIVTLTAARGTIGYVAPELINKSIGAISHKADVYSFGMLLMEMLGLKKIPVIGQDESSQYFPSWIYNDINKGKAIEMGELDEDEKRITKKMTIVGLWCIQTSPIPRPSMSRVVEMLEGDVELLQMPTDTFLSEPIMEVDQEHSSMPESSESIAFLPNSNRIGIIVD; this comes from the exons atgcttGGCTTGAGATCAAAATACCTAGTAATTCTCATACCATTCCTCATATGTATACTTGTCGTTTCGTCCCTCGTATGCATACTTGTTATCCATTTCTTGAGGCATCCCACTACCACCCACTGCAACCCTTCTTCCTGCGGGAGCATCCACAATATTGCCTTCCCTTTTCGACTAATTACTGATCCACAACATTGTGGCAATCCCGATTTCCAATTAACCTGTGAACAAAATCGAACAGTGTTAGCTTTACAGTCCAGGAAATACTATGTTCAATCCATCAATTACGACAACTACACTGTCCGTGTGGTTGATCCTGGTGTACAACAAAACAACATCTGCTCCTTTCCACGATATGCTTTAGCTCAGTACAATTTTTTTAGATACGATGACAGTTATCCATATGACATCGCCACACCTGACAAGAAGACACCAAATGGCCTGCAATACCCAACTCTAATTACTGTACCAATTATTTTCTTGAGGTGTCCGTTCCCAATGAAGTCTTCTGCTTTTGTACAAACAAATGAAGACTGTTGGAATGAAAGCAGTGATTCTTATGGGGGCCACACTTATGCTAAGGTAGGCCCTCTATATGCAGCGGATTTAAAAATTTCATGCCGGGTTGAGCTCATAACAATGACATCCTGGCGAATTCAAGAAAATGTGTCATCTCAGAAAGTTAGTCTTTTGGAAATCCATGATGCTTTGATGTATGGATTTGAGCTATCCTGGTTCCAGGTTCTTTGTAATCAGCATTGCTGGAGTGGAGGGTGTTACCTTCATGACGCATCAAATGAGATTCACTGCTTCAACCTCTTGC GTGACGCCATATATGCGGCTATAATAATCTCCGGAACAAGGATTATTGGATTTCCATGCGCCATTGTATTTCTAATTATCAGATTCCGCAGAAGGCATCTATCAGTTTTCGAAGAAATCGAAAATTTCCTCAGCGCCGAAAACAATCTGTTGCCCATCAGATACTCCTTCAAACACATCAAGAATATGACCAAAGCCTTCAAGGAGAAGCTGGGAGAAGGGGGCTTCGGTTCTGTTTACAAAGGCAAACTTCGAAGTGGCCGCGATGTTGCAGTGAAGATAATAAGCAAGCCCAAGTCTAACGGCCAAGATTTCATCAATGAAGTTGCTTCCATGGGAAGGATTCATCATGTCAACATTGTTCGACTTGTTGGATATTGCACACAGAATTCCAAGCGTGCTCTTGTCTACGACTTTATGTCTAATGGATCCCTAGACAAATACATTAATCAAGGAGCTAGTGCAAGTTTGTTAAATTGGCAAAGGAAGTTTGAAATTGCAGTGGGAGTAGCTCGTGGGATTGATTACTTGCATCGAGGTTGTAACATCCAAATTCTACATTTTGACATCAAACCGCACAATATACTTCTAGACGAGAATTTCATTCCAAAAATCTCTGATTTTGGTCTCGCGAAACTATTTCCTACTGATAAAAGCATTGTAACGCTTACTGCAGCCCGTGGAACAATTGGGTATGTGGCCCCGGAGTTGATCAACAAAAGCATTGGGGCCATTTCACACAAGGCCGATGTTTATAGCTTCGGAATGCTATTGATGGAAATGTTAGGCCTAAAGAAAATACCAGTTATCGGGCAAGATGAGTCGAGTCAATACTTTCCATCTTGGATTTACAATGATATCAACAAGGGCAAGGCAATTGAGATGGGAGAATTAGATGAGGACGAGAAGAGAATTACAAAGAAGATGACCATAGTTGGGCTTTGGTGCATCCAAACCAGTCCAATTCCGAGGCCTTCAATGAGTAGGGTGGTTGAAATGCTTGAAGGAGACGTTGAGCTGCTGCAAATGCCAACTGATACTTTCCTTTCGGAGCCAATTATGGAAGTAGATCAAGAACATAGTTCCATGCCAGAATCATCTGAATCCATAGCATTTTTGCCCAATTCCAACCGTATTGGTATAATTGTGGATTAA
- the LOC116019365 gene encoding LEAF RUST 10 DISEASE-RESISTANCE LOCUS RECEPTOR-LIKE PROTEIN KINASE-like 2.1 isoform X1: MLGLRSKYLVILIPFLICILVVSSLVCILVIHFLRHPTTTHCNPSSCGSIHNIAFPFRLITDPQHCGNPDFQLTCEQNRTVLALQSRKYYVQSINYDNYTVRVVDPGVQQNNICSFPRYALAQYNFFRYDDSYPYDIATPDKKTPNGLQYPTLITVPIIFLRCPFPMKSSAFVQTNEDCWNESSDSYGGHTYAKVGPLYAADLKISCRVELITMTSWRIQENVSSQKVSLLEIHDALMYGFELSWFQVLCNQHCWSGGCYLHDASNEIHCFNLLRILGRKRMDLLLSDAIYAAIIISGTRIIGFPCAIVFLIIRFRRRHLSVFEEIENFLSAENNLLPIRYSFKHIKNMTKAFKEKLGEGGFGSVYKGKLRSGRDVAVKIISKPKSNGQDFINEVASMGRIHHVNIVRLVGYCTQNSKRALVYDFMSNGSLDKYINQGASASLLNWQRKFEIAVGVARGIDYLHRGCNIQILHFDIKPHNILLDENFIPKISDFGLAKLFPTDKSIVTLTAARGTIGYVAPELINKSIGAISHKADVYSFGMLLMEMLGLKKIPVIGQDESSQYFPSWIYNDINKGKAIEMGELDEDEKRITKKMTIVGLWCIQTSPIPRPSMSRVVEMLEGDVELLQMPTDTFLSEPIMEVDQEHSSMPESSESIAFLPNSNRIGIIVD, translated from the exons atgcttGGCTTGAGATCAAAATACCTAGTAATTCTCATACCATTCCTCATATGTATACTTGTCGTTTCGTCCCTCGTATGCATACTTGTTATCCATTTCTTGAGGCATCCCACTACCACCCACTGCAACCCTTCTTCCTGCGGGAGCATCCACAATATTGCCTTCCCTTTTCGACTAATTACTGATCCACAACATTGTGGCAATCCCGATTTCCAATTAACCTGTGAACAAAATCGAACAGTGTTAGCTTTACAGTCCAGGAAATACTATGTTCAATCCATCAATTACGACAACTACACTGTCCGTGTGGTTGATCCTGGTGTACAACAAAACAACATCTGCTCCTTTCCACGATATGCTTTAGCTCAGTACAATTTTTTTAGATACGATGACAGTTATCCATATGACATCGCCACACCTGACAAGAAGACACCAAATGGCCTGCAATACCCAACTCTAATTACTGTACCAATTATTTTCTTGAGGTGTCCGTTCCCAATGAAGTCTTCTGCTTTTGTACAAACAAATGAAGACTGTTGGAATGAAAGCAGTGATTCTTATGGGGGCCACACTTATGCTAAGGTAGGCCCTCTATATGCAGCGGATTTAAAAATTTCATGCCGGGTTGAGCTCATAACAATGACATCCTGGCGAATTCAAGAAAATGTGTCATCTCAGAAAGTTAGTCTTTTGGAAATCCATGATGCTTTGATGTATGGATTTGAGCTATCCTGGTTCCAGGTTCTTTGTAATCAGCATTGCTGGAGTGGAGGGTGTTACCTTCATGACGCATCAAATGAGATTCACTGCTTCAACCTCTTGC GTATATTAGGGAGGAAAAGAATGGATTTACTTCTGA GTGACGCCATATATGCGGCTATAATAATCTCCGGAACAAGGATTATTGGATTTCCATGCGCCATTGTATTTCTAATTATCAGATTCCGCAGAAGGCATCTATCAGTTTTCGAAGAAATCGAAAATTTCCTCAGCGCCGAAAACAATCTGTTGCCCATCAGATACTCCTTCAAACACATCAAGAATATGACCAAAGCCTTCAAGGAGAAGCTGGGAGAAGGGGGCTTCGGTTCTGTTTACAAAGGCAAACTTCGAAGTGGCCGCGATGTTGCAGTGAAGATAATAAGCAAGCCCAAGTCTAACGGCCAAGATTTCATCAATGAAGTTGCTTCCATGGGAAGGATTCATCATGTCAACATTGTTCGACTTGTTGGATATTGCACACAGAATTCCAAGCGTGCTCTTGTCTACGACTTTATGTCTAATGGATCCCTAGACAAATACATTAATCAAGGAGCTAGTGCAAGTTTGTTAAATTGGCAAAGGAAGTTTGAAATTGCAGTGGGAGTAGCTCGTGGGATTGATTACTTGCATCGAGGTTGTAACATCCAAATTCTACATTTTGACATCAAACCGCACAATATACTTCTAGACGAGAATTTCATTCCAAAAATCTCTGATTTTGGTCTCGCGAAACTATTTCCTACTGATAAAAGCATTGTAACGCTTACTGCAGCCCGTGGAACAATTGGGTATGTGGCCCCGGAGTTGATCAACAAAAGCATTGGGGCCATTTCACACAAGGCCGATGTTTATAGCTTCGGAATGCTATTGATGGAAATGTTAGGCCTAAAGAAAATACCAGTTATCGGGCAAGATGAGTCGAGTCAATACTTTCCATCTTGGATTTACAATGATATCAACAAGGGCAAGGCAATTGAGATGGGAGAATTAGATGAGGACGAGAAGAGAATTACAAAGAAGATGACCATAGTTGGGCTTTGGTGCATCCAAACCAGTCCAATTCCGAGGCCTTCAATGAGTAGGGTGGTTGAAATGCTTGAAGGAGACGTTGAGCTGCTGCAAATGCCAACTGATACTTTCCTTTCGGAGCCAATTATGGAAGTAGATCAAGAACATAGTTCCATGCCAGAATCATCTGAATCCATAGCATTTTTGCCCAATTCCAACCGTATTGGTATAATTGTGGATTAA
- the LOC116019838 gene encoding rust resistance kinase Lr10-like produces MQLIIFFFSFRLLIITLLLPFLVVGFDDCKESRCRRGGPGIHFPFKLKHEQAAQNCGYPGFELSCDNNGNTVIELPHEVQLQVDQIDYASQQIFLSDPDACLSGKMLLHLNLSLSPFQYSGSLHWYDYSLFNCSASNDSGATISDGLIPCLGVPGHQIYAIFSSQSIDEFPSSSCVKFREITFFYPLEDTLQLNWTSPSCFNCEAQGKDCRLKNHNNITLGVECLIRPKKTGGSKNPIIIAGAILGFFLLAFVSFGAYQFYTTGKTQKQNQKRVEMFLEDYSAMRPTRYSFADIKKITNQFSERLGEGGYGIVYKGKLSSEIHVAVKVLNDSKGNGEEFINEVGIIGKIHHVNVVRLVGYCADGFRRALVYEYLPNESLEKYIFSTAGGSKNVAPLGWKKIQEIALGIAKGIEYLHQGCDQQILHFDIKPHNIILDHNMNPKICDFGLAKLCSKEKSAVTMTAARGTMGYIAPEVVSRNFGKVSHKSDVYSFGMLLLEMVGGRKNFDANKGTNASQDSFPEWVYNHLNRGGELRIRIEEEEDEAIVKKLAIIALWCIQWQPVDRPPMKVVVQMLEREGQDLVLPSSPFVATNVNDVPPILAETFYSNQF; encoded by the exons ATGCagctcatcatcttcttcttctcatttCGTCTCCTTATTATCACACTATTACTTCCATTTCTTGTCGTGGGGTTTGACGATTGTAAGGAGAGCAGGTGCAGGAGAGGCGGCCCCGGAATCCATTTCCCTTTCAAGCTTAAACATGAGCAGGCGGCGCAGAACTGTGGGTATCCCGGATTCGAGTTATCCTGTGATAACAATGGCAACACTGTGATAGAGCTTCCGCATGAGGTGCAATTACAGGTTGATCAGATTGATTACGCCTCCCAGCAGATCTTCCTATCCGACCCTGATGCTTGTCTTTCCGGCAAGATGCTATTACACCTTAACTTATCTCTATCTCCATTCCAATATTCTGGCTCATTACACTGGTACGACTACTCCCTATTCAACTGTTCTGCATCCAATGATTCTGGTGCCACAATTTCTGATGGGTTAATTCCCTGTCTTGGTGTTCCTGGTCACCAAATATATGCCATTTTCTCCTCACAGTCCATCGATGAATTCCCGTCCTCATCTTGCGTAAAGTTTCGTGAAATTACATTCTTTTATCCTTTAGAGGATACTCTTCAACTTAATTGGACAAGTCCATCATGTTTTAATTGTGAAGCACAAGGCAAAGATTGTAGGTTAAAGAACCATAATAACATCACACTGGGAGTTGAATGCCTTATTAGACCAAAGAAGACAG GTGGATCCAAAAACCCAATAATTATTGCAG GTGCCATTTTGGGCTTCTTTCTGTTGGCATTTGTGAGCTTTGGCGCCTACCAGTTTTACACCACCGGTAAAACACAAAAACAGAACCAGAAAAGAGTTGAAATGTTTTTGGAAGATTACAGTGCTATGAGGCCAACAAGATATAGCTTTGCTGACATCAAGAAAATCACTAATCAGTTTAGTGAGAGACTGGGAGAAGGAGGTTATGGAATTGTGTACAAAGGGAAGCTTTCCAGTGAAATTCACGTGGCAGTCAAAGTGCTGAATGATTCCAAGGGGAACGGAGAAGAGTTCATTAATGAAGTCGGGATAATAGGAAAGATCCACCATGTTAACGTGGTTCGTTTAGTAGGGTATTGCGCGGATGGATTTAGACGAGCACTTGTGTATGAGTACTTGCCAAATGAATCCTTGGAGAAATACATATTTTCAACAGCAGGTGGCTCAAAGAATGTTGCCCCCCTGGGTTGGAAAAAGATTCAAGAAATAGCCCTTGGTATAGCCAAAGGAATTGAATATCTCCATCAAGGTTGCGACCAACAAATTCTTCATTTCGATATCAAACCCCACAACATCATCCTAGACCATAACATGAATCCCAAGATATGCGATTTTGGACTTGCAAAACTGTGCTCCAAAGAGAAAAGTGCTGTCACCATGACCGCTGCCAGGGGAACCATGGGTTACATTGCACCCGAAGTTGTGTCGAGGAACTTTGGCAAAGTCTCTCACAAGTCAGACGTCTATAGCTTCGGCATGTTGCTTTTGGAAATGGTGGGAGGAAGGAAGAACTTCGATGCTAACAAGGGGACTAATGCCAGCCAGGATAGTTTTCCAGAATGGGTGTACAATCACCTGAATAGAGGAGGAGAGTTGCGAATCAGAAtcgaggaggaggaggatgaaGCAATAGTGAAAAAGTTGGCGATAATAGCATTGTGGTGCATTCAATGGCAACCGGTAGACAGGCCTCCAATGAAAGTGGTCGTTCAAATGCTAGAAAGAGAGGGACAGGACTTGGTGTTACCCTCCAGCCCTTTCGTTGCAACAAATGTGAATGATGTCCCTCCTATTTTAGCAGAGACTTTTTACAGCAATCAGTTTTAA